CGTAACGAACTCGTCGATGTCTGACACACCAGCGCAGCTGAGGAGCCGCTCGCGAAACTCCGATCCCGTGGGCCCGTCGCTCAAGCAGCGCCCTTTGCGGGCTGAGACGCCGCCTTGGGCTTGAGAACCTTGGTCACCACGAACCCTGCGAGCAGGCCCACGAGAGCGGCAATCAACGCGGCGATCATCAAGCCAAACACGCCATCGTAGGGACGTTCTGGGTCCACGAGCTCCGGCGCGTACGCAGCAAACGTCAGCGCAATCGCGACCCCGGTGGCGACCGGAGCGCGCAGCCCGCGCCGCGCGACCATCGCCTGCACGATCACCGCCAACGCCAGGAGACCGATCAGCGCAGCCTTCGGCAGCTTCGGGTAGATCGGCGGAGGCAACAACTCGACGCCAATCGGCTGCTTGATGTCGCTGTCCGCATGGCTCACCGCCACCTGCACCGGGCCCTCGCCTTCCAGATTCAGGCGCTCACGCCACGCATGCTGAACGGAGACCTGACCCTGCTTGCCCACCACATGACGTTCGAAGGAGTGCTCTAAGGTCTGCTCGTGGCCGGCCCGACTCACCGTCAACGCCAGGCGGCCTTTATCCGCACGGAGAACCTTCCCGTGCACCACAAGCTCGACGTCATGGCGCGCGTCGGGGACACTGAGCGCGCGCGGCGCCTTGTCGGTGAGATCTCCCGAAGCCAAGGGTGCGCGGACTTGGAACAACCCGTAGCCCACCCACACCGCAGCCAAGAGGCTCACTCCGCTCAGCGCGAGCCCCACGTTCTTCAGCGTTGGGTGCGTGTCCAAGAGCCCGACCGAGGTGTAGAGCACCGCGAGGAGAGGCACCCCGAACACGATGGCGCGCGCGGTGAACGGTCGAATGTCCTCGAGCTTGCCCGCCGCAGTCATCAAGACGATCGCAACGAGCACCAGCGGGATCCTCAGCTTGTCGAGTAGGTCGCGGGCGCTTTCAGCGGACGAAGATTCGGTCATGGGGGGTTCTGGGCGGACCATACGCCTCGCGGCGCAAAGTGCAATCGCGCCCGGAGCGCGCGTGCAAACAACCTTGCAGCGGATGGCTCGCGATGGCGGAGCCTGATGAGCCCTGTCAGCCCTTGCGACTGAAAAACTCCATGGCCGCTCGCACGTTCTCGTCGGATCCGTAGCAGCTCTGAAGCACCCCATCCTCCGCCGCCAAGCAAGCGCTCCACTCCGCCGTCTGCTCCCCTTGGCGGATGAGCGCCTTGGTCTTCTGCACGCCGCCCGGAGGTAGCCTCGCGATGTCCTGGGCGATTTCCAAGGCGCTCTGGAACAGCGAGTCATGGGGGAAGAGCCGCGTGACGAGCCCCCACCGCTCAGCCGTCTGCGCATCGATGGGTTTCGCGCGCAGCATCAGCTCATTGGTGCGCTGGCGTCCAATCAACCGGGGCAGCGAGAACGAACTCCCGAACTCGAGCACCAACCCCAGCTTCACGAACGGACAATCGAAGCTCGCGCGCTCCGACGCGTAGACCAGGTCGAAATGGGGGAGCAACGTGACGCCCATGCCAACGGCCTTGCCTGCGACCACCGCGATCAAAGGCGTACGACATGCTTGAAGGCACTCATGAACGCGGTCAGGGGCGGTTAGGGAGTCCGGCCCGCGTTCTCCGACATCAGGACTCTGACCAAGAAACAGGCTGAGATCCGCACCCGCGCTGAACACATCGCCCTGGGCGGTTACGAGGATGGCGCGCACCTCGCTCAACTCGTCCGCTTGCCGTACGGCAAGAGCTAGGTCGCTCGCCAAGCCGACTGAAAATGCGTTCTTCTTCGCTGGGCGCGCGAGCCGAAGCTCGCGAACCAAGGCGTCCGAATCCGGGAGCCGATGATCGACAACCTCGATGTCAGAAAACTCCATCGCTGGAGTCTAGCGAAACTTCGCCCCCGAGAGAGCTACTCCGAGTCGCCGGACGAAGGCGCGGGGGCTGGCACTGGAGCGGCGCTCGCGCTCGTCGGGGGCTTGGCCGTGCTGGGAGCGGTCGGCGGAGGCGTAGCGCTGCTAGTTGCAGTGCCGCTCGCCGTCGGCAACTCCTGAAACTCGGGTTCGTCGAGCTCAACCCAGTCGTCGGGTGGCCCAGCGTCGGGCACCGCTGTCTTGCCGAGAGCAGCGTCCAGGTCCATCCCCGCATCGGGCACAGGGACGGCGGGCTTTGCGCCGGGGATGGCTTGAAGTTCCACCACGACGCGCCGGCGCTTCCCCTGGAGGGTCAGCGTCTTCGAGTGAAACCCGTCGCGCCTCACCTCGACCTGGACCTTTTCCCCAGGGATCACATGGATGGTGATGGGCATCGCGCCCAAGTCGCGTCCCTGACGAAACACGTGAGCGTCGATGGGAGCGATCACCAGCGCGACGGGAACGGCGTTGCTGCGCACGACGGGCTCCGGTTCTTCGCTCGCAACGGCTGGGGAGGACGCCGTGGCTGACGCCTCGGTGTCCTCAGGCTCGGGTCCCAAGCTGGGCCGCGTGAGGACCACGGCGCCCACGCCAACGAGCAGCGCGAGGACCGCCACCAGGATCACGCGGCCGGCGCCGCCTCGCCTGCCGAAGCGCTCCCTCGCCCAGCTTTCGTCCAGCTTGAACCGCTCGGGGTGCCGGCGCAGCTCGTCCAGGCACTGAGGATCGACGCCCTTTGCCAGGAACTCCAGTTCGAGTCCCAGCGCGGGCATGCTGCCGAAGCGGTGTTCCGACTCTTTCGCCAGGCACTTGAGGATCACCGCCTCGAGCCCGGGGGAAATTTCCGGATTGAAGC
This Polyangiaceae bacterium DNA region includes the following protein-coding sequences:
- a CDS encoding enoyl-CoA hydratase/isomerase family protein, with protein sequence MEFSDIEVVDHRLPDSDALVRELRLARPAKKNAFSVGLASDLALAVRQADELSEVRAILVTAQGDVFSAGADLSLFLGQSPDVGERGPDSLTAPDRVHECLQACRTPLIAVVAGKAVGMGVTLLPHFDLVYASERASFDCPFVKLGLVLEFGSSFSLPRLIGRQRTNELMLRAKPIDAQTAERWGLVTRLFPHDSLFQSALEIAQDIARLPPGGVQKTKALIRQGEQTAEWSACLAAEDGVLQSCYGSDENVRAAMEFFSRKG